The Pseudomonas fluorescens genome includes a window with the following:
- the ubiU gene encoding ubiquinone anaerobic biosynthesis protein UbiU — MQLVCPAGNLPALKAAVRQGADAVYVGFRDDTNARHFAGLNMDDKQFDAAVAHIRQHQRKLYVAVNTYPQPKGWERWQRAVDRAADFGVDALIAADPGVLGYASQRHPKLALHLSVQGSATHAAALAFYAQRYDIRRAVLPRVLSLAQVRQVAAASPVPIEVFGFGSLCIMAEGRCHLSSYITGESPNLCGVCSPAKAVRWSEDAQGLSARLSEVLIDRYTPEEPAGYPTLCKGRFLVGGKRFHALEEPTSLDTLDLLPELAAIGVEAVKIEGRQRSPAYVEQVTRVWRAALDAHQVAPQRFRVQEEWRQVLAGLSEGSQTTLGAYHRSWQ, encoded by the coding sequence ATGCAACTGGTTTGCCCGGCAGGGAATCTGCCTGCCCTCAAAGCGGCGGTGCGCCAAGGCGCCGATGCCGTCTATGTCGGCTTTCGCGATGACACCAATGCCCGGCATTTCGCCGGGCTGAACATGGACGACAAGCAGTTCGACGCGGCTGTCGCACACATCCGTCAACACCAACGCAAGCTGTACGTGGCGGTCAATACCTACCCGCAGCCCAAGGGCTGGGAACGTTGGCAACGGGCGGTGGACCGTGCCGCCGATTTCGGCGTGGATGCCCTGATTGCCGCCGACCCCGGCGTGCTCGGCTACGCCAGCCAGCGCCACCCGAAACTGGCGCTGCACCTGTCGGTACAAGGCTCGGCGACCCACGCCGCGGCTCTGGCTTTTTACGCCCAGCGCTATGACATCCGCCGCGCCGTGCTGCCGCGGGTACTGTCCCTGGCCCAGGTGCGACAGGTGGCGGCGGCCAGCCCGGTGCCGATCGAAGTGTTCGGTTTCGGCAGCCTGTGCATCATGGCTGAAGGCCGTTGCCACTTGTCTTCCTACATCACCGGCGAATCGCCGAACCTGTGCGGCGTCTGCTCGCCCGCCAAGGCGGTGCGCTGGAGCGAGGATGCCCAAGGCCTCAGCGCACGCCTGAGCGAGGTGCTGATCGACCGCTACACCCCCGAAGAACCGGCCGGTTATCCGACCCTGTGCAAAGGCCGATTCCTGGTGGGCGGCAAGCGTTTCCATGCGCTGGAAGAACCCACCAGTCTCGACACCCTTGACCTGCTGCCGGAGCTGGCGGCCATCGGCGTCGAAGCGGTGAAGATCGAAGGTCGCCAACGCAGCCCGGCCTATGTTGAACAAGTGACCCGGGTCTGGCGCGCCGCACTGGATGCCCACCAGGTCGCGCCGCAACGGTTCCGGGTGCAGGAAGAATGGCGCCAGGTGCTGGCTGGCTTGTCCGAAGGCAGCCAGACCACCCTGGGTGCCTACCATCGATCATGGCAATGA
- the ubiT gene encoding ubiquinone anaerobic biosynthesis accessory factor UbiT has product MLSPKKWVLKGADRLLPLVGKVPFVVQRLALQQALNRCLAEPLRDGGFDVLRGRWLCLRVPDLKLCWYLTLARDGLRIAERAEAQVTISGNWREFLLLASRQEDPDTLFFRRRLVIEGDTELGLALKNLIDSLDPEVLPPWLWRNLERAGKGLATV; this is encoded by the coding sequence GTGCTGAGTCCGAAGAAGTGGGTGCTCAAGGGCGCTGACCGCTTGCTGCCCCTGGTGGGCAAGGTGCCGTTCGTGGTGCAGCGCCTGGCGTTGCAACAGGCGCTCAATCGTTGCCTGGCCGAGCCGTTGCGCGATGGCGGGTTCGATGTGCTGCGTGGACGCTGGTTGTGCCTGCGGGTGCCGGACCTGAAGTTGTGTTGGTACCTGACCCTGGCGCGGGATGGATTGCGCATCGCCGAGCGGGCCGAAGCCCAGGTCACCATCAGCGGCAACTGGCGCGAATTCCTGTTGCTGGCCAGCCGTCAGGAGGATCCCGATACGTTGTTCTTCCGGCGACGGCTGGTGATCGAGGGGGACACGGAGCTGGGGCTGGCGCTGAAGAACCTGATCGACAGCCTTGATCCGGAGGTATTGCCGCCTTGGTTGTGGCGCAATCTGGAGCGGGCGGGCAAGGGGTTGGCGACCGTGTGA
- a CDS encoding U32 family peptidase yields the protein MKLSLGPVLFYWDKAQLGNFYAEMSALPLDVIYLGETVCSKRRAFSLDQWLGLARELQTCSQAQIVLSSLTLIEAASELSSLRRLCDNGQLLVEANDMGAVQLLAERKLPFVGGPALNLYNGHALGQLLDSGMIRWVPPVECSAALIGDVLEQVRDMEREVPEVEIFAYGHLPLAYSARCFTARAENRPKDDCQFCCINYPDGLALSSQEGQPLFTLNGIQTMSGEVSNLLADYNALVACGADILRLSPRAQGMAEVVSAFDRVRQGEAPPLFVEGCNGYWHGHAGMLKVEEAGLC from the coding sequence ATGAAACTCAGCCTGGGACCGGTCCTGTTTTACTGGGACAAAGCGCAACTGGGGAATTTCTATGCCGAGATGTCGGCATTGCCGCTGGACGTGATTTACCTGGGGGAAACCGTGTGCTCCAAGCGCCGGGCCTTTTCTCTGGATCAATGGCTGGGTCTGGCGCGCGAGCTGCAGACGTGCAGTCAGGCACAGATCGTGTTGTCGAGCCTGACACTGATCGAAGCGGCTTCGGAGCTGTCTTCGCTGCGCCGTCTGTGTGACAACGGCCAATTATTGGTGGAAGCCAATGACATGGGTGCGGTGCAGTTGCTGGCCGAACGCAAGCTGCCTTTCGTGGGCGGTCCGGCGTTGAATTTGTACAACGGTCACGCCTTGGGCCAATTACTCGACAGCGGCATGATCCGCTGGGTGCCACCGGTGGAATGTTCGGCGGCGCTGATCGGCGATGTACTGGAGCAAGTGCGAGACATGGAGCGTGAGGTGCCTGAAGTCGAGATCTTTGCCTACGGCCATCTGCCCCTGGCGTACTCGGCGCGTTGCTTCACCGCTCGGGCCGAAAACCGGCCCAAGGACGACTGCCAGTTCTGCTGCATCAACTACCCCGACGGCCTGGCGCTGAGCAGTCAGGAGGGCCAACCGTTGTTCACGCTCAATGGCATCCAGACGATGTCCGGTGAGGTGAGCAACCTGCTGGCTGATTACAACGCCCTGGTGGCTTGCGGGGCTGACATCCTGCGCTTGAGTCCGCGAGCCCAGGGCATGGCCGAGGTGGTCAGCGCGTTTGATCGCGTGCGCCAGGGGGAGGCGCCGCCGCTGTTTGTCGAGGGCTGCAACGGCTACTGGCACGGCCATGCCGGCATGTTGAAAGTAGAGGAGGCGGGCCTGTGCTGA